The Chitinophagales bacterium genome has a segment encoding these proteins:
- a CDS encoding NAD(P)/FAD-dependent oxidoreductase has translation MSDANYDIIIVGGGAAGFFAAINIAEMHGNKKILLLEQGNAVLSKVKISGGGRCNVTNVISNPKELIQFYPRGSKQLLGAFYSFNSEDMVNWLYYHGVETKVEKDGRVFPISNQSQTIIDCFLNYTKEYNIEYLTSSKVIDFYVDDNWIVKTTNNRFTAEKLIITAGGNKTIWQLLKKQGVQIVEPYPSLFSFKSNDKLLQNLAGISINNIHLQILETTFQNTGDMMITHEGISGPAIITLSGFAAQYLHQVNYNATIQINFININTEQCFQQLKIYKQNNSNHLVYNYKPYDLAKRFWHQILQQLNIDITTTYQLLSHNTLMELSLLLTQYKLSVYGKNTFKEEFVTAGGVDLNAIDFKTMQHKSISNLYFAGEILDIDGVTGGFNFQSTWTTAYILASSVY, from the coding sequence ATGAGTGATGCTAATTACGATATAATTATTGTTGGTGGTGGTGCTGCTGGATTTTTTGCTGCTATAAATATTGCAGAAATGCATGGCAATAAAAAAATACTCCTTCTAGAACAAGGCAATGCAGTACTTAGTAAAGTAAAAATTTCTGGTGGTGGACGATGTAATGTTACTAATGTGATTAGTAATCCAAAAGAGTTGATTCAGTTTTATCCAAGAGGAAGTAAGCAACTACTTGGTGCATTTTATTCGTTTAATAGTGAAGACATGGTGAATTGGCTTTATTATCATGGAGTAGAAACTAAAGTAGAAAAAGATGGACGAGTTTTTCCAATAAGTAATCAGTCGCAAACTATTATTGATTGCTTCTTAAATTATACTAAAGAATATAATATTGAATATTTGACTTCATCTAAAGTAATTGATTTTTATGTTGATGATAATTGGATAGTTAAAACAACAAATAATCGTTTTACAGCAGAAAAATTAATTATCACCGCTGGTGGCAATAAAACAATATGGCAACTATTAAAAAAACAAGGAGTACAAATTGTTGAACCTTATCCATCTTTATTTTCATTTAAGTCGAATGATAAACTGCTACAAAATTTAGCAGGAATAAGTATTAACAATATACATTTACAAATTTTAGAAACAACATTCCAAAATACTGGTGACATGATGATTACGCACGAAGGCATTAGTGGACCAGCAATTATAACACTATCTGGATTTGCAGCACAATACTTACATCAAGTCAATTATAATGCTACTATTCAAATTAATTTTATTAATATAAATACAGAGCAATGCTTTCAGCAGTTAAAAATATACAAACAAAACAATAGCAATCATTTAGTGTATAATTATAAACCATATGATTTAGCCAAACGATTCTGGCATCAAATACTACAACAATTGAATATTGATATTACTACTACTTATCAATTGTTAAGCCATAATACATTAATGGAATTATCCTTATTACTCACGCAGTATAAATTAAGTGTTTATGGTAAAAATACATTTAAAGAAGAATTTGTAACAGCAGGTGGTGTTGATTTAAATGCTATTGATTTTAAAACCATGCAACACAAAAGTATATCCAATTTATATTTTGCTGGAGAAATTTTAGATATTGATGGTGTAACTGGTGGTTTTAATTTTCAATCAACATGGACGACTGCTTATATATTAGCAAGTAGTGTATATTAA
- a CDS encoding AEC family transporter produces the protein MAYPILLVSLFILGWIVKQFSFTPKTLYKKINKFIIYLPLPAITLTKIPFLELSSSVVFPIASAWIIFFCCIAFAIIMGKIFNFSKATMACIILSCGLGNTSFVGFPILEHFYGKESIQYAIFVDQPGSFLIMSTLGILVAVYASSGNFSFKVIADRLFKFPPFICFIISLIIPKTWITGTLFDVLHYIGMLMVPLAMLSLGMQFHLKLKSVEWKPFVVAISYKLLIAPLIIYVLLFIVLKKQGLMYDVTVLECAMPPMITSSIIASEYGLNEELAGNLPTLGILLCIPTLAFWLILLQ, from the coding sequence ATGGCTTATCCTATACTATTAGTAAGTTTATTTATTTTAGGTTGGATAGTAAAACAATTTAGTTTTACGCCAAAAACACTATATAAAAAAATAAATAAATTTATTATCTATTTACCATTACCAGCTATTACATTGACTAAAATTCCTTTTTTAGAACTCAGTTCGAGTGTAGTATTTCCAATTGCTTCTGCGTGGATAATCTTTTTCTGTTGTATTGCATTTGCTATCATCATGGGAAAAATATTTAATTTTAGTAAGGCGACTATGGCTTGTATTATTCTTTCTTGTGGATTAGGCAATACTTCTTTTGTTGGATTTCCAATACTTGAACATTTTTATGGGAAAGAAAGTATTCAATACGCTATTTTTGTAGACCAACCTGGTTCATTTCTTATTATGAGTACGCTTGGAATTTTGGTTGCCGTGTACGCAAGTTCTGGTAATTTTTCATTTAAAGTGATAGCAGATAGATTGTTTAAATTCCCACCATTTATTTGTTTTATCATCAGTTTAATCATTCCAAAAACATGGATCACTGGAACATTATTTGATGTTTTACATTATATAGGTATGCTCATGGTTCCATTAGCAATGCTTTCTTTAGGTATGCAATTTCATCTAAAGTTAAAATCGGTAGAGTGGAAACCTTTTGTAGTTGCTATTAGTTACAAATTACTTATTGCTCCATTAATTATATATGTATTGTTATTTATTGTTTTAAAAAAACAAGGACTAATGTACGATGTAACTGTTTTAGAGTGTGCCATGCCTCCTATGATTACATCTTCAATCATAGCATCAGAATATGGTTTAAATGAAGAGTTAGCTGGAAATTTACCAACATTAGGTATATTATTATGTATTCCTACGCTAGCATTTTGGCTTATCTTGTTACAATAA
- a CDS encoding sterol desaturase family protein: MIKYILFFTLGIITWTFLEYCIHRFLGHKKRKNALVKKEHLMHHRLGDYFAPLYKKIILAIIVLSIATLLLALPFNIATGFSFALGICTMYILYEITHRRFHVKAPLIRYGLRMRKHHFFHHYGNPKFNHGVTTAFWDRIFKTYQSVSQVNIPKKMTMIWLDSNNAKYQKHFIIY; encoded by the coding sequence ATGATAAAATATATACTATTTTTTACACTTGGAATAATTACTTGGACTTTTTTAGAATATTGTATTCATCGATTTTTAGGTCACAAGAAAAGAAAAAACGCTTTAGTTAAAAAAGAACATTTAATGCATCATCGTTTAGGTGATTATTTTGCTCCGTTATACAAGAAAATAATTTTGGCAATAATTGTATTAAGTATTGCTACGCTTTTGCTAGCACTTCCTTTTAATATAGCAACAGGTTTTTCGTTTGCTTTAGGAATATGTACTATGTATATCCTCTATGAAATTACTCATCGAAGATTTCATGTTAAAGCTCCATTAATTCGTTATGGTTTAAGAATGCGTAAACACCATTTTTTTCATCACTATGGCAATCCAAAATTCAATCATGGTGTTACTACAGCATTTTGGGACAGAATTTTTAAAACCTATCAATCCGTTAGTCAAGTTAATATTCCTAAAAAAATGACGATGATTTGGTTAGATAGTAATAATGCTAAATACCAAAAACATTTTATTATCTATTAA
- a CDS encoding FAD-binding protein — translation MDTLVNNEQLIALQQQLEGELFFDEKMRILYATDASVYKIYPLAVCYPKSENDIQLLIQFAHQYKTSLIPRTAGTSLGGQVVGKGIVVDVSKYFTNILEVNEQEAWVKVQPGVIRDELNRYLKQFNLYFGPETSTANRAMIGGMVGNNSCGTNSIVYGSTRNHVLSLKAFLSDGSFVEFASISNTDFETKRQINSLEGKIYQFIYDNLSQQTIQQEIEKEFPHKSIHRRNTGYAVDALLEQKPFTENGRPFNLCELICGSEGTLAFITEIKLNLVNCPPKNKVVVAAHFQTLQEALEATVIAMKFQPTACEIIDKVVLDCTKANKTYSKNRAFIEGDPAAILCVEFSYDDLKDCLQKAKQLQMTLENEDLGYHFPYLQADDINKLWSLRKAGLGLLANIPGDSKAIANVEDTAVRIEDLPNYIADFKAMMDSYNQACVYYAHAGAGELHLRPILNLKDKKDRADFRNIALDTAKLVKKYGGSLSGEHGDGIVRGEFLPLMIGEKNYQLLKALKFSFDEHNIFNPGKIIDTAPMDVNLRYEENQVTNQFETVFNFDEEQGILRAAEKCNGSGDCRKLAESGGTMCPSYMATKNENDSTRARANILRDFLSNSTQVNKFNHKEIYEVMDLCLSCKGCTSECPSNVDIPTLKAEFLYQYYKENGVPFRAKAFAKIAKLNKLGAMVPSVTNFMFTNGFISNRIKKILKVAPERTMPLIAKTTLKKWYKKNINNINQLKEKKGKVYLFIDEFTNYNDVEIGIKTIQLLNKLGFEVDYLQHEESGRTYLSKGLLDEAQVLAKKNVAVFKTWINKNTPLVGIEPSAILSFRDEYPRLVDKSEVQAAKKLAAHCLTIEEFLFQAVEQGKIKAAQFTTEAKNIKLHGHCHQKALSNMAQVAMICALPTNYQVENIPSGCCGMAGSFGYEAEHYDVSMQVGELVLFPAVRNASSETIIVASGTSCRHQIKDGTQREAIHPVELLLDALV, via the coding sequence ATGGATACATTGGTAAATAACGAACAGCTTATAGCACTACAACAGCAATTAGAAGGTGAGCTCTTTTTCGATGAAAAAATGCGTATTCTCTATGCTACAGATGCTTCGGTGTATAAAATTTATCCTTTAGCCGTTTGTTATCCTAAGTCAGAAAATGATATTCAACTGCTCATTCAGTTTGCACATCAATATAAAACTTCTTTAATTCCAAGAACTGCTGGTACTTCACTTGGTGGTCAAGTTGTTGGTAAAGGTATTGTGGTAGATGTATCTAAGTATTTTACCAATATTTTAGAAGTTAATGAACAAGAAGCTTGGGTTAAAGTGCAACCTGGTGTCATTCGAGATGAGTTAAATAGATATTTAAAACAATTTAATTTATATTTCGGGCCAGAAACTTCTACTGCAAATCGTGCTATGATTGGTGGAATGGTTGGAAACAATTCTTGTGGTACGAATTCAATTGTCTATGGTTCTACACGAAATCATGTATTGTCCTTAAAAGCTTTTTTAAGCGATGGTTCTTTCGTAGAGTTTGCTTCTATAAGCAATACCGATTTTGAAACAAAAAGACAAATCAATTCATTAGAAGGAAAAATATATCAATTTATTTATGATAATTTATCTCAACAAACTATTCAACAAGAAATAGAAAAAGAGTTTCCTCATAAAAGTATTCATAGAAGAAATACAGGTTATGCTGTTGATGCATTACTAGAACAGAAACCTTTTACGGAAAATGGCAGACCTTTTAATTTGTGCGAATTAATCTGTGGTTCTGAAGGAACTTTGGCTTTTATTACAGAAATTAAACTCAACTTAGTAAACTGTCCACCAAAAAATAAAGTAGTCGTTGCTGCACATTTTCAAACGCTACAAGAAGCTTTAGAAGCAACAGTTATTGCTATGAAATTTCAACCAACTGCTTGCGAAATCATCGATAAAGTAGTGTTAGATTGCACCAAAGCCAATAAAACTTATAGCAAAAATAGAGCTTTTATAGAAGGTGATCCAGCAGCTATTCTTTGTGTAGAATTTTCTTACGACGATTTAAAAGATTGTTTACAGAAGGCAAAGCAATTGCAAATGACTTTAGAAAATGAAGACTTAGGTTATCATTTTCCATATTTGCAAGCAGATGATATTAATAAGTTGTGGAGTTTGAGAAAAGCTGGTTTGGGTTTATTAGCTAATATTCCTGGAGATAGTAAAGCTATTGCCAATGTAGAAGATACAGCAGTTCGTATTGAAGATTTACCAAATTATATCGCCGATTTTAAAGCGATGATGGATAGCTACAATCAAGCTTGTGTGTATTACGCTCATGCTGGAGCTGGTGAATTACACTTACGACCTATTCTTAATTTAAAAGATAAAAAAGACAGAGCTGATTTTAGAAATATTGCTTTAGACACTGCAAAATTGGTTAAAAAATATGGTGGTTCTTTAAGTGGTGAACATGGCGATGGTATTGTTCGTGGTGAATTTTTACCTTTGATGATTGGTGAAAAAAACTATCAACTATTAAAAGCATTAAAGTTTTCGTTTGATGAACACAATATCTTTAATCCAGGGAAAATTATAGACACAGCTCCAATGGATGTCAATTTGCGTTACGAAGAAAATCAAGTAACCAACCAATTTGAAACGGTCTTTAATTTTGATGAAGAACAAGGCATTTTAAGAGCAGCAGAAAAATGCAATGGTAGTGGCGATTGTAGAAAGTTGGCTGAGAGTGGAGGAACAATGTGTCCATCGTATATGGCTACTAAAAATGAAAACGATAGCACAAGAGCAAGAGCCAATATTCTACGAGATTTTTTATCTAATTCAACTCAAGTCAATAAATTTAATCACAAAGAAATTTACGAAGTAATGGACTTGTGTTTGTCTTGCAAAGGTTGTACTTCCGAGTGTCCTTCTAATGTAGATATTCCTACACTTAAAGCAGAGTTTTTATATCAATATTATAAAGAAAATGGAGTTCCGTTTAGAGCTAAAGCATTTGCAAAAATTGCCAAGCTTAATAAACTAGGAGCTATGGTTCCATCTGTTACTAATTTTATGTTTACTAATGGATTTATTAGTAATCGCATAAAAAAAATCTTAAAAGTTGCACCAGAAAGAACTATGCCATTAATTGCTAAAACAACTTTAAAAAAGTGGTATAAAAAGAATATTAATAATATCAATCAATTAAAAGAAAAGAAAGGAAAAGTTTATTTATTTATTGATGAGTTTACCAACTATAATGATGTTGAGATAGGAATCAAAACGATACAATTGCTTAATAAATTAGGTTTTGAAGTAGATTATTTACAGCATGAAGAAAGTGGAAGAACCTATTTGTCTAAAGGTTTGTTAGATGAAGCTCAAGTATTAGCTAAGAAAAATGTAGCTGTTTTTAAAACATGGATTAATAAAAATACACCATTGGTAGGCATTGAACCATCTGCAATTTTATCTTTTAGAGATGAATATCCAAGATTGGTAGACAAATCTGAAGTGCAAGCAGCTAAAAAATTAGCAGCACATTGTTTAACGATTGAAGAATTTTTGTTTCAAGCAGTAGAACAAGGAAAAATAAAAGCAGCACAATTTACTACCGAAGCAAAAAATATTAAGTTGCATGGACATTGCCATCAAAAAGCATTGAGCAATATGGCACAAGTAGCAATGATATGTGCTTTGCCTACAAATTATCAAGTAGAAAATATTCCAAGTGGTTGTTGTGGTATGGCTGGTAGCTTTGGTTATGAAGCAGAACATTATGATGTTAGTATGCAAGTAGGAGAATTGGTTTTATTTCCAGCTGTTAGAAATGCTAGTTCTGAAACAATAATTGTAGCATCAGGAACATCATGTCGTCATCAAATAAAAGATGGCACACAAAGAGAAGCGATTCATCCAGTAGAATTATTATTAGATGCGTTAGTGTAG